From Firmicutes bacterium HGW-Firmicutes-1, one genomic window encodes:
- the hemZ gene encoding coproporphyrinogen dehydrogenase HemZ — MVIKQKSLLKKNLIHFCNKVINMVVQMNREDFIYEVKTFFKVCFPNEVISFTTLTNRSFDFDIQIEDDFLSVSYYSEGQLKYNSDASKEQIQFIGAITDRVEKRKEQKKLMKLLISNVTYFITGKEQPWGILTGIRPTKLVFNLRKLYRNDTNKIVEILNKDYKLSDEKIQLMLKISDKEHAILSKNKPNEINLYIGIPFCPTKCLYCSFTSFPIDKWQSHIMDYITALKKEISFISDELLKGQLNQIRSIYIGGGTPTSLDEATLEVLLEAVKDAFPLEQIEEYTVEAGRPDTITREKLLLLKRYGVDRISINPQTMNQKTLDLIGRKHTPEDIINTYEMAKEIGFKTINMDLIVGLPDETPEDVRNTIEQIKKMAPNNLTVHTMAIKRGSALSDHEEKYSYASSESIEEMISITSQGALEMGLEPYYLYRQKHMVGNFENVGYAKREHECIYNVEIIEEKTNIIALGVGGITKIVTQDGKIINRIENTKDVAGYISRIDEMIDRKRGI; from the coding sequence ATGGTTATAAAACAAAAATCATTGTTGAAAAAGAATCTAATCCATTTTTGTAATAAGGTGATAAATATGGTAGTGCAAATGAATCGAGAAGACTTCATTTATGAAGTTAAAACATTTTTTAAGGTTTGCTTCCCAAATGAAGTAATATCATTTACGACTTTAACCAATCGTTCTTTTGATTTTGACATTCAAATAGAGGACGATTTTTTAAGTGTATCCTATTATTCAGAGGGGCAGCTTAAATACAATAGTGATGCTAGTAAAGAACAAATTCAATTTATTGGAGCTATCACAGATCGTGTTGAAAAGAGAAAAGAACAAAAAAAGCTTATGAAGCTATTAATCAGTAATGTAACTTATTTCATCACAGGTAAAGAACAGCCTTGGGGCATACTAACGGGTATTCGACCAACAAAGTTAGTCTTTAATTTAAGAAAGTTATATAGAAATGATACGAATAAAATTGTTGAAATTTTAAATAAGGATTATAAGCTATCAGATGAAAAAATTCAGCTTATGCTGAAAATCTCAGACAAAGAACATGCAATCCTCAGTAAAAATAAGCCGAATGAAATCAATCTATATATTGGGATTCCGTTTTGCCCAACAAAGTGTTTGTATTGTTCCTTCACATCATTTCCAATAGATAAATGGCAAAGTCATATTATGGACTATATAACTGCACTAAAAAAGGAAATTTCATTTATCTCGGATGAATTATTAAAAGGACAATTAAATCAAATTAGATCAATTTACATTGGTGGTGGCACCCCTACTTCATTAGATGAAGCGACCCTTGAAGTGCTCCTTGAAGCAGTTAAAGATGCATTTCCTTTAGAACAAATCGAAGAATATACCGTTGAAGCAGGTCGCCCAGATACGATTACAAGAGAGAAACTATTGCTTTTAAAGAGGTACGGAGTAGATAGAATTTCAATTAACCCTCAGACTATGAATCAAAAAACTTTAGATTTAATAGGTAGAAAACATACGCCAGAGGATATTATTAACACATATGAAATGGCAAAGGAAATAGGTTTTAAAACAATTAATATGGATCTGATTGTAGGGCTACCAGACGAAACCCCAGAGGATGTTAGAAATACAATCGAACAGATCAAAAAAATGGCGCCTAACAATTTAACTGTGCATACTATGGCTATCAAAAGAGGCTCTGCATTAAGTGATCATGAAGAAAAATATTCCTATGCATCTTCAGAAAGTATTGAAGAGATGATTTCTATTACTTCACAAGGCGCTTTAGAAATGGGTCTTGAGCCATATTATTTATATAGACAAAAACATATGGTAGGAAATTTTGAAAATGTAGGGTATGCAAAAAGAGAACATGAATGTATTTACAATGTCGAAATCATAGAAGAAAAAACCAACATTATCGCTTTAGGAGTTGGTGGGATTACAAAAATTGTTACACAAGATGGCAAAATAATCAACCGAATAGAAAATACCAAAGATGTGGCAGGATATATATCAAGAATTGATGAAATGATTGATAGAAAAAGGGGTATTTAA
- a CDS encoding D-tyrosyl-tRNA(Tyr) deacylase — MRSVVQRVSMGQVVVDGKLIANIGKGIVALVGFQAGDSEKEFLFVLDKLINLRIFEDLEDKMNLSIQDINGELLVIPNFTLYGDCRNGRRPSYSNAAKPNDARILFQTFCETVRSCFPKVQFGEFQADMKVSLLNDGPVTLLIDSDKRF; from the coding sequence ATGAGAAGTGTTGTTCAAAGGGTATCAATGGGTCAAGTAGTTGTTGATGGTAAATTAATAGCAAATATTGGGAAGGGTATAGTAGCTCTTGTGGGGTTTCAAGCAGGTGATAGCGAAAAAGAATTTTTATTTGTATTAGATAAGCTAATCAATTTAAGGATATTTGAAGATTTAGAGGATAAGATGAATTTATCTATTCAGGATATTAATGGAGAATTGCTTGTAATTCCTAACTTTACTTTGTATGGAGATTGCAGGAATGGAAGAAGACCAAGTTATTCAAATGCTGCGAAGCCAAATGATGCTAGAATATTATTTCAAACGTTTTGTGAAACTGTGCGATCTTGTTTTCCAAAGGTGCAATTTGGTGAATTTCAAGCAGACATGAAGGTTTCATTACTTAATGATGGACCGGTAACACTATTAATCGATAGTGATAAGCGGTTTTAA
- a CDS encoding protein translocase subunit SecDF: MKGKSILGLVLMMLVISAAVYIAYIGVGVNHRAGARDINLGLDLEGGVSITYTTVKEEVTSQEVSDTIYKLAKRLDEKGYTEAEVYKEGNKRINVDIPGAKDANQVLAELGKPGKLEFKDEAGNVVISGEDVKDASVFEDAGSLTSRFNVRLELNEAGTKKFAEGTAANINKIIEIYYNDTSILKPTVSTAITDGIATISGMGSIESAGDLASTIRIGALPLELQELRSNVVGAKMGQDAISTSVKAGIIGIVLIFVFMIIYYRIPGLAANIGLAFYSALLIIIISIGDITLTLPGIAGLILSVGMAVDANVIIFARIREELAMEKTLRASVNAGFKKAMSAILDGNITTFIVAIILFVMGTGTIKGFAVTLALGIVISMFTAFVVTRIILNLFVAIGITNKKLYGVAHEGRILPIIAKRKLWFAISIAVIAIGLIKIPVNLSTQGEIFNKDIEFAGGTSTLVSVGKHYNTYEEVESDLLELVVEATGVSTPQFQNVEGKDQVIIKTSNLSTEQRIKLEESLVAKFGIDTSSIESQTISATVSNEMKRDALIAIILSTIFILIYITIRFKDYKFGISSIIALVHDVMVMITVYLVFNIPINNAFIAAILTIIGYSINDTIVVFDRIRENQKHMKRGDYQGVVDLSVSQTFSRSINTSLTVFIVTLVLNILGVEAMRQFTFPLLVGTISGAYSSIFVASPIWYLLKMKEEKTTKSA, encoded by the coding sequence ATGAAGGGAAAAAGTATTTTAGGCCTTGTCCTTATGATGCTAGTAATCTCAGCAGCTGTATATATCGCATACATAGGTGTAGGCGTAAACCATAGAGCAGGAGCAAGGGATATTAATTTAGGACTGGATTTAGAAGGCGGGGTAAGTATTACTTACACAACAGTAAAAGAAGAAGTAACAAGTCAAGAAGTTAGCGATACTATTTATAAATTAGCTAAAAGATTGGATGAAAAAGGATATACAGAAGCAGAGGTTTATAAAGAAGGAAATAAAAGAATTAACGTTGATATCCCAGGTGCTAAGGATGCAAATCAAGTACTTGCTGAGTTAGGAAAACCAGGGAAGCTTGAATTTAAAGATGAAGCAGGTAATGTGGTTATTTCCGGTGAAGATGTTAAGGATGCATCAGTTTTTGAAGATGCAGGTAGCTTGACAAGTCGCTTTAATGTAAGATTAGAGCTAAATGAAGCGGGCACTAAGAAATTTGCGGAAGGAACTGCTGCTAATATAAATAAAATAATTGAAATTTATTATAATGATACATCTATATTAAAACCAACGGTTAGTACTGCAATTACAGATGGAATTGCTACTATTTCTGGAATGGGTAGTATTGAATCTGCTGGGGATTTAGCCTCAACTATTAGAATTGGTGCATTACCTCTTGAGCTACAAGAACTAAGATCTAATGTAGTAGGAGCAAAAATGGGACAAGATGCTATTAGTACAAGTGTGAAAGCTGGTATTATTGGAATCGTGCTTATTTTCGTATTTATGATAATCTATTATAGAATACCTGGTCTTGCTGCTAATATCGGGTTAGCTTTTTATTCAGCACTTTTAATCATCATTATTAGTATTGGAGATATAACCTTAACTTTGCCGGGTATTGCTGGTCTTATTTTGTCGGTAGGTATGGCTGTTGATGCCAATGTTATTATATTTGCAAGAATTCGAGAAGAATTAGCAATGGAAAAGACCTTGAGAGCATCTGTAAATGCTGGCTTTAAAAAAGCTATGTCAGCAATTCTAGATGGTAATATTACAACTTTTATCGTTGCTATTATACTCTTTGTAATGGGTACAGGTACAATCAAAGGTTTTGCAGTAACATTAGCACTAGGTATTGTAATTTCTATGTTCACAGCATTTGTAGTTACAAGAATTATTCTTAATTTATTTGTAGCTATTGGAATTACGAATAAGAAATTATATGGTGTAGCACATGAAGGTAGAATACTACCTATTATTGCAAAGAGAAAACTTTGGTTTGCAATATCTATCGCCGTTATTGCAATTGGTTTGATTAAAATTCCAGTGAATTTATCAACACAAGGAGAAATCTTTAATAAAGATATTGAATTTGCTGGAGGAACCTCCACTTTAGTATCTGTTGGTAAGCATTATAATACTTATGAAGAGGTAGAAAGTGATTTACTGGAATTGGTCGTAGAGGCCACTGGAGTTTCTACTCCTCAATTTCAAAATGTTGAAGGCAAGGATCAAGTTATTATAAAAACATCTAATTTATCAACGGAGCAAAGGATAAAGCTTGAAGAAAGCTTGGTTGCTAAGTTTGGTATAGATACATCAAGTATTGAAAGCCAAACCATAAGTGCAACTGTAAGTAATGAGATGAAGAGAGATGCCCTCATTGCAATTATTCTTTCAACAATATTTATCCTCATATATATTACGATTAGATTTAAAGATTATAAATTTGGAATAAGTTCAATTATTGCATTAGTACATGATGTTATGGTAATGATTACTGTTTATCTGGTTTTCAATATACCGATTAACAATGCGTTCATAGCTGCGATATTAACCATTATTGGTTATTCAATTAATGATACAATTGTTGTATTTGACCGTATTAGAGAAAACCAAAAGCATATGAAACGTGGAGATTACCAGGGTGTTGTTGATTTAAGTGTTAGTCAAACTTTCTCAAGATCAATTAATACTTCATTAACGGTATTTATCGTTACATTAGTCTTAAATATTTTAGGTGTAGAAGCGATGAGACAATTCACGTTCCCACTATTAGTTGGAACAATAAGTGGAGCATATTCTTCAATTTTTGTAGCAAGTCCAATATGGTATTTGCTCAAAATGAAGGAAGAAAAAACTACTAAATCGGCATAA
- the scfB gene encoding thioether cross-link-forming SCIFF peptide maturase, with translation MIHQYKMNDLNIVLDINSGAVHIVDDMLYDIIEKLEMGQSLLEISQSIAHVYLEEAIDEAFEEVNELIQEKQLFTSNRYHSVVDSFKHRETVVKALCLHIAHDCNLACGYCFAEEGEYHGERSMMSLEVGKKSVDFLLENSGSRKNLEIDFFGGEPLMNFDVVKGIVEYAKAKETQYEKNFRFTITTNGVLLTDEIINYINENMYNVVLSIDGRKEVHDRMRPTPNGKGSYDIILPRLLQVAESRNQKNYYVRGTFTHNNLDFAKDVLHLADLGFKQISVEPVVAKDDRVYALKDEDLATIYEQYEYLTEKILEYKEEGKEFNFFHFMIDLQQGPCVSKRMTGCGAGSEYLAVTPEGDLYPCHQFVGIEDKKMGSVFEGVKRIDIQAEFKACNLFSKEACTICWAKFYCGGGCNANAYNFFGDIHEVYRVACELEKKRVECAIYLKAKESSLVSM, from the coding sequence TTGATTCATCAATATAAAATGAATGATTTAAATATCGTGTTAGATATTAATAGTGGAGCTGTACATATTGTAGACGATATGTTATACGATATTATTGAAAAATTAGAAATGGGACAATCCTTATTGGAAATTTCTCAAAGCATAGCACATGTATACTTAGAGGAGGCCATAGATGAGGCGTTTGAAGAAGTGAATGAGTTGATACAAGAAAAACAACTTTTTACAAGTAATCGTTATCATAGTGTAGTAGATTCTTTTAAACATCGGGAAACTGTTGTGAAAGCCTTGTGCCTACACATTGCGCATGATTGTAACCTTGCCTGTGGCTATTGCTTTGCTGAGGAAGGTGAGTATCATGGAGAACGTTCAATGATGAGTTTAGAGGTTGGTAAGAAGTCGGTAGATTTTCTTCTGGAAAATTCTGGAAGCAGGAAGAATCTTGAGATTGATTTTTTTGGTGGAGAGCCTTTGATGAACTTTGATGTGGTTAAAGGTATCGTTGAGTATGCAAAAGCCAAAGAAACGCAATATGAAAAAAACTTTCGCTTTACAATTACAACGAATGGAGTATTGTTAACTGACGAAATTATTAACTATATTAATGAAAACATGTACAATGTTGTACTGAGTATAGATGGTAGAAAAGAAGTTCATGATCGTATGAGACCTACTCCTAATGGTAAAGGTAGCTATGACATAATCTTACCAAGATTACTTCAAGTAGCTGAAAGTAGAAATCAAAAAAATTATTATGTAAGAGGAACTTTCACCCATAATAATTTGGATTTTGCAAAGGATGTACTTCATTTAGCAGATTTAGGATTTAAACAAATATCAGTAGAACCTGTTGTCGCAAAAGATGATAGGGTATATGCGTTAAAGGATGAAGATTTAGCAACGATATATGAGCAGTATGAGTATCTAACTGAGAAAATTCTTGAATACAAAGAGGAAGGGAAAGAATTTAACTTTTTCCACTTTATGATTGATTTACAGCAAGGTCCTTGTGTATCTAAAAGGATGACCGGTTGCGGAGCTGGATCTGAATATTTGGCAGTTACACCTGAGGGAGATTTATACCCATGTCATCAATTCGTTGGAATAGAAGATAAAAAAATGGGGTCAGTTTTTGAAGGAGTGAAGAGGATAGACATTCAAGCTGAATTCAAAGCCTGTAATTTATTTTCGAAAGAAGCTTGTACAATTTGCTGGGCAAAGTTCTACTGTGGTGGTGGTTGTAATGCCAATGCATATAATTTCTTTGGAGATATTCATGAGGTTTACAGGGTGGCATGTGAGCTTGAGAAGAAGAGAGTGGAGTGTGCTATTTACTTAAAGGCTAAAGAATCATCACTGGTTTCGATGTAA
- a CDS encoding GTP pyrophosphokinase, whose amino-acid sequence MPDKIYEDLIIKIKKYHPAENFEMVEKAYSLAKSAHETQIRKSGEPYIVHPLAVASILADLELDKESITAGILHDVIEDTHYTSEDIEREFNKEVALLVEGVTKLGQISYSTDKEEIQAENYRKMFLAMAKDIRVILIKLADRLHNMRTLKFMPEEKQKEKAKETLNIYAPLAHRLGISKIKVELEDLSFRYLQPEAYYDLVEKIDRKRDDRIRYVEQIKSELEEQLKQVGIVAEVDGRPKHFFSIYKKMVGQKKTLDQIFDLFAVRVIVDNVKDCYGVLGVIHELFKPIPGRFKDYIAMPKPNNYQSLHTTLIGPEGEPFEMQIRTKEMHKVSEYGIAAHWKYKEGKSSGVTEESAEQKLNWLRHILEWQRDMSDNKEFLDALKTDLDVFADQVYAFTPTGDVIDLPTGSTPIDFAYHIHSAVGNKMVGARVNGKIVTFDYKIKNGDRIEVITSQNSRGPSRDWLKIVRSSQAKSKINQWYRKELKEENVLRGKEMLEKYAKSKNTNLNELMKNEWMESVQRKYGFKNWESVYASIGYGGLKEGQVLNRLLEEQNKLLGHKELTDEQIIKQVKDKSITPTERKSKSGIMVKGVEDLAVRFSRCCSPVPGDEIVGFITRGRGVSIHRTDCVNMINLSQDERNRLIESEWQVPGKSTTNILYQTEIQIIGSDRVGLLVDISKILTEENVPVKSLNARSDNGGKAVFNITMEINGVEQLNKIIKKVRNLEGVAEIIRPNN is encoded by the coding sequence ATGCCTGACAAAATTTACGAAGATCTCATCATAAAAATTAAAAAATATCATCCAGCAGAGAATTTCGAAATGGTTGAAAAAGCTTATAGTTTAGCTAAATCTGCCCATGAAACTCAAATTAGAAAATCAGGTGAACCCTACATTGTTCATCCTCTTGCTGTGGCTTCAATTCTTGCTGATCTAGAATTAGACAAAGAGTCTATCACTGCTGGAATTCTTCATGATGTAATAGAGGATACACATTATACGAGTGAAGACATAGAAAGAGAATTTAACAAAGAGGTTGCTCTTTTGGTTGAAGGCGTTACAAAGCTTGGGCAAATATCTTATTCAACAGATAAAGAAGAAATTCAAGCTGAAAATTACAGAAAAATGTTTCTTGCTATGGCAAAAGATATTCGCGTTATTTTGATTAAATTAGCAGACAGACTACATAATATGAGAACCTTAAAATTTATGCCTGAAGAAAAACAAAAAGAGAAAGCAAAGGAAACTTTGAATATTTATGCTCCACTTGCGCATAGACTAGGGATTTCTAAAATAAAGGTTGAATTAGAGGACTTATCCTTTAGGTATTTACAACCTGAGGCCTATTATGATTTAGTTGAAAAAATAGATCGTAAACGTGATGACAGAATTAGATATGTAGAACAAATTAAATCTGAACTTGAGGAACAACTCAAGCAAGTTGGTATCGTAGCTGAAGTGGATGGTAGACCAAAACACTTCTTTAGTATCTACAAGAAAATGGTAGGTCAGAAGAAAACCTTAGATCAAATCTTTGATCTATTTGCTGTTCGTGTCATTGTAGATAATGTAAAGGATTGTTATGGTGTATTAGGAGTTATTCATGAGCTTTTCAAGCCAATTCCAGGAAGATTTAAAGATTATATAGCTATGCCAAAGCCAAATAATTATCAATCACTACATACTACCTTGATTGGACCTGAAGGTGAACCCTTTGAAATGCAAATTAGGACAAAGGAAATGCATAAGGTTTCAGAATATGGTATAGCAGCGCATTGGAAATATAAAGAAGGTAAGTCTTCAGGAGTAACAGAAGAAAGTGCTGAACAAAAACTAAACTGGCTACGCCATATTTTGGAATGGCAACGTGATATGTCAGATAACAAAGAATTCTTGGATGCGTTAAAAACAGACTTAGATGTTTTTGCTGATCAAGTATATGCATTTACCCCAACGGGAGATGTAATTGACTTACCTACAGGAAGTACACCGATTGACTTTGCTTATCATATTCATAGTGCAGTAGGTAATAAAATGGTAGGTGCTAGAGTTAACGGAAAAATTGTTACTTTTGACTATAAAATTAAAAATGGCGATAGAATTGAGGTAATAACCTCTCAAAACTCTAGGGGACCAAGTAGAGACTGGCTGAAAATTGTAAGAAGTTCCCAAGCAAAGAGTAAAATCAATCAATGGTATAGAAAAGAATTAAAAGAAGAAAATGTTCTTCGAGGCAAGGAAATGCTCGAAAAGTATGCAAAGTCCAAGAATACGAACCTGAATGAGCTAATGAAAAATGAATGGATGGAAAGTGTTCAGAGAAAATATGGTTTCAAAAATTGGGAATCTGTATATGCATCGATTGGTTATGGAGGCTTAAAGGAAGGCCAAGTTCTCAATCGATTACTTGAAGAGCAAAACAAGCTGTTAGGACATAAAGAGCTTACAGATGAACAAATCATCAAACAGGTTAAGGATAAATCAATTACTCCGACTGAAAGAAAATCAAAGAGTGGTATTATGGTTAAAGGTGTTGAGGATTTAGCAGTAAGGTTTTCTAGGTGCTGTAGTCCGGTTCCGGGAGATGAAATTGTCGGATTCATTACTAGAGGTAGAGGTGTTTCTATCCATAGAACAGATTGTGTTAATATGATCAACCTATCACAAGATGAACGGAATCGTTTGATAGAGTCTGAATGGCAGGTTCCAGGTAAATCTACAACCAATATATTATATCAAACTGAAATACAAATTATTGGTAGCGATAGAGTAGGTCTTTTGGTTGATATTTCTAAAATATTAACAGAAGAAAATGTTCCGGTTAAATCACTTAATGCAAGATCAGATAATGGTGGAAAAGCAGTGTTTAATATCACGATGGAAATCAACGGTGTTGAGCAACTAAATAAAATTATTAAGAAAGTTCGTAATTTAGAAGGTGTCGCAGAAATTATCAGACCAAATAACTAG
- a CDS encoding adenine phosphoribosyltransferase: protein MDIKSLIRDVQDFPKEGIVFKDITTVLRDKDGLRTSVDLMQASLKDVDFDYVIGPESRGFIFGVPVAYNMNKGFIPIRKVGKLPYATKSKEYDLEYGTAVIEIHVDAIQPGDKVVIVDDLLATGGTSKAIIELIEELGGVVVKLVYLIELEFLNGRNILGDYPIDAIIKY from the coding sequence ATGGATATAAAATCATTGATTCGTGATGTACAAGACTTTCCAAAAGAAGGAATTGTTTTTAAAGACATAACAACAGTTTTAAGAGATAAAGATGGACTGAGAACCTCTGTAGATCTAATGCAAGCATCATTAAAGGATGTTGATTTTGATTATGTAATCGGACCTGAATCTAGAGGATTTATTTTCGGAGTTCCAGTTGCATACAATATGAACAAGGGCTTTATACCGATTAGAAAAGTTGGTAAGCTTCCATATGCTACTAAAAGTAAAGAATACGATCTAGAATATGGTACTGCAGTAATTGAAATCCATGTTGATGCCATTCAACCTGGCGATAAAGTAGTTATCGTTGATGATCTTTTAGCTACGGGTGGGACATCAAAGGCTATTATTGAACTTATTGAAGAATTAGGTGGTGTGGTAGTAAAGCTTGTATACCTTATAGAGCTTGAATTCTTAAATGGAAGAAATATTCTTGGTGATTATCCAATTGATGCAATTATAAAATATTAA
- the recJ gene encoding single-stranded-DNA-specific exonuclease RecJ: MISKKIWKVKQTDPKLIKQVAMENDLPEVLAAVLVGRGLVQKDKIELYMNPSKEKFYNPFLMKDMEIAVNRIIRARENKEQITIYGDYDVDGITSTSILFLFLKEIGCFVDYYIPDRIQEGYGLNNNALQGLMDRGSQLVITVDTGITAVNEVQYCRERGLDIIITDHHECQEKLPEAIAVLNPKRTDCTYPFELLAGVGVTFKLLQGISKELQVENIIWKYLEIVAIGTVADIVPLQDENRLIVQLAFKTMTNSWNLGLKALMDVAGMKSDKMTAGMIGFQIGPRLNAAGRLGDAKRGVELFTTDDILLAQQIAEELNGENIRRQKMEQDILEQALSMIEARKNIEDEKVLVIASHGWAHGVIGIVASRLVEKYYRPTILLTIEDGIASGSARSVEGFNVFEALSSCKELFVKFGGHEMAAGMSLKEENINELSDRLNAYANQEMDETTLVPKIKADFYLKLNEVDLPFVEKISAFEPYGMGNEEPKFIISGLIKEIKLIGQGNNHVKLELIHEENVLPAIGFNCSHFHEKLSLNYPIDIVGVLNINEWQQKKTPQLIIKDIRLIQAFEVEISDAIHKLSRLDELKVIDHQTVIPKREDYEKTFRYFHNLSAKGINKVSILKLVPINDGANPESLLKYLICLEVFKELELIDYQIDCFEVAFQIFNGKKVELKSSKLYNKWADPK, encoded by the coding sequence ATGATTAGCAAAAAAATCTGGAAGGTTAAACAAACAGATCCTAAACTCATTAAACAAGTAGCTATGGAAAATGATTTGCCAGAGGTATTAGCAGCTGTTTTAGTAGGAAGAGGTTTGGTACAAAAGGATAAGATAGAACTCTATATGAATCCAAGCAAAGAAAAATTCTACAATCCATTTTTAATGAAGGATATGGAAATTGCTGTAAATCGGATTATTAGAGCAAGGGAAAATAAAGAGCAAATTACAATATATGGTGATTACGACGTTGATGGAATTACGAGCACTTCTATACTATTCTTATTTTTAAAAGAAATAGGATGTTTTGTTGATTATTACATTCCAGATAGAATACAGGAAGGTTATGGATTAAATAATAATGCACTTCAAGGTTTAATGGATAGAGGATCTCAGCTGGTTATAACTGTAGATACTGGAATTACTGCTGTAAATGAAGTTCAGTATTGCAGGGAGCGTGGTCTAGATATCATTATTACAGATCATCATGAATGTCAAGAAAAACTTCCCGAAGCCATTGCTGTATTAAACCCTAAGAGAACAGATTGTACATATCCCTTTGAATTGCTAGCAGGTGTTGGAGTTACCTTTAAACTATTGCAAGGTATCAGCAAAGAATTGCAAGTAGAGAATATTATTTGGAAGTACTTAGAAATAGTAGCGATTGGTACTGTTGCAGATATCGTTCCATTACAAGATGAAAATAGATTGATTGTACAATTGGCATTTAAAACAATGACTAACAGCTGGAATTTGGGATTAAAAGCATTGATGGATGTTGCGGGTATGAAATCAGATAAGATGACAGCGGGTATGATTGGTTTTCAAATAGGGCCTAGACTGAATGCAGCAGGAAGGCTTGGTGATGCCAAAAGAGGGGTTGAGTTATTTACTACGGATGACATTTTACTTGCTCAGCAAATTGCAGAGGAGCTTAATGGTGAAAATATTAGAAGACAAAAGATGGAACAGGACATTCTAGAACAAGCATTATCTATGATTGAAGCCCGAAAAAATATTGAGGATGAAAAAGTTTTGGTTATTGCTTCTCATGGATGGGCTCATGGAGTAATTGGTATTGTTGCATCTAGACTTGTTGAGAAGTATTATCGTCCTACGATATTATTAACGATTGAGGATGGTATAGCCTCTGGCTCTGCTAGAAGTGTTGAAGGGTTTAATGTTTTTGAGGCCTTAAGTAGTTGTAAGGAATTGTTTGTAAAATTCGGTGGGCATGAAATGGCAGCGGGGATGTCATTAAAGGAAGAAAATATAAATGAATTATCTGATCGTTTAAATGCTTATGCAAATCAAGAAATGGATGAAACGACACTCGTCCCAAAGATTAAAGCGGATTTTTATCTGAAGTTAAATGAAGTTGATTTGCCATTTGTTGAGAAAATCAGTGCATTTGAACCATATGGAATGGGTAATGAAGAACCTAAATTTATTATTTCTGGATTAATCAAAGAGATTAAGTTAATAGGACAAGGAAATAATCATGTTAAGCTAGAGCTTATTCATGAAGAAAATGTTTTGCCAGCTATTGGCTTTAATTGTTCTCATTTTCATGAGAAATTAAGCCTTAATTATCCTATAGATATCGTAGGTGTATTAAATATAAATGAATGGCAACAAAAGAAGACACCACAGCTGATTATTAAAGATATTAGGCTAATACAGGCTTTTGAGGTGGAGATAAGTGATGCTATACATAAATTATCAAGATTAGATGAGCTCAAAGTTATTGATCATCAAACGGTTATACCAAAAAGAGAAGACTATGAAAAAACATTTAGGTATTTTCATAATCTATCAGCGAAAGGTATAAATAAGGTTTCAATATTAAAATTAGTGCCAATAAATGATGGCGCTAACCCAGAATCCTTGCTTAAATATTTAATTTGTTTAGAGGTTTTTAAAGAACTAGAGCTTATAGACTATCAGATTGACTGTTTCGAAGTTGCATTTCAAATATTTAATGGGAAAAAAGTTGAATTAAAGTCATCAAAGTTGTATAATAAGTGGGCTGACCCAAAATAA
- the scfA gene encoding six-cysteine peptide SCIFF translates to MKHVKTLTGAVLNSSLKKGGCGECQTSCQSACKTSCTVGNQTCENSN, encoded by the coding sequence ATGAAACACGTAAAAACATTAACGGGAGCGGTACTTAACAGTAGCTTGAAAAAGGGCGGATGTGGAGAATGTCAAACTTCATGCCAATCTGCTTGTAAAACTTCATGTACTGTAGGCAATCAAACTTGTGAAAATAGTAATTAA
- a CDS encoding TIGR04086 family membrane protein: MRDTIKSHGLHLKKITYNMTKIILFMYILTGLLLFLLAFLMFKMDLGDNQINLGIIIIMVACTFIGGILAGKAFKEKRFIYGALIGLLYFLILVIISSFMQKNIKLANDAITMFFICVGSGTLGGMLG, encoded by the coding sequence ATGCGTGATACAATAAAAAGCCATGGCCTACACTTGAAGAAAATTACTTATAATATGACAAAAATCATTTTGTTTATGTACATACTTACAGGTCTCTTGCTATTTTTATTGGCATTTTTAATGTTTAAAATGGATTTAGGCGACAACCAAATCAATCTGGGGATCATCATCATCATGGTAGCTTGTACATTTATTGGAGGAATTTTAGCTGGGAAAGCATTTAAAGAGAAAAGATTTATATATGGAGCTTTAATTGGACTATTGTATTTTCTTATTCTTGTAATCATTTCTTCTTTTATGCAAAAAAACATTAAATTAGCTAACGATGCAATTACAATGTTTTTTATTTGTGTTGGAAGTGGGACACTTGGGGGTATGCTGGGGTAA